The Canis lupus familiaris isolate Mischka breed German Shepherd chromosome 1, alternate assembly UU_Cfam_GSD_1.0, whole genome shotgun sequence DNA window CTTCCGGTGATAATTGCAGGCATTCTCTGGTGCAAACCACGTGCCAAGCACCATTCGAGAAATATCACAAGCAGGAACTTGTTTAAATCCTCCCAATACATGCCCACTCAGGAGGTAGGGCCTCTCTTTTTGTCCAGCTGACAgacgaggcccagagaggtgaaatgatttacccaaggtcacacagcaccaGTCCCAGGTAACATCTGAACCTTGGCAGGGGCTGTGCTCCTGATAATTATGCTCCCTTGGAGCACAGAAGGAAGGCTtcttggatgaatgaatgaatgaatgaatgaacgaacaaatgagtgaaacagaaagccaaaagagaaagacaaagaatgtGAAGCAAGAAGACACAGAGACGCAgggaatgaaagaaacagaacgGAGCCCTGGGGCTGTAACACATACCCTGCCCGGGGAAGGGAAACTGGAAGAGTCCGCTGGACCCAAATCCTACCCAAATCCTACCCGGAGGGAGAGCGCCACCAGGGCACGCCCTTGGGAGTGTCCGCAGTGacaggagggggggaggggggcgaggggggggggtCAGCGGGCCGGGGACGCTGGGGGGACGCTCCGAGGGTCTGTCCCAGGGGCGAATCCTCACCCCGCATCTGTGAGGTCAACGATGAAAGTCGTGCACGTCTTCTTCTTGAAGATCTTAGGGATCCAGCTCTGGGGACAGGAACAAGGGGTGGGAGGGCTCCAGCTGAGTCCTATCGGACACGGAGTCACCCACCCCGCACCTCGGGGCCCAGGAGTTCGGGACCCCAGTGTTTTCCTTCCCCGGCCTCAGGACTCCCCTAGCCCCCCACCTATCTGTCCCCAAAGGACCCAGGGGTCCGGAGCCCCCCAACCTCCGAAGCCTCCCCCCGCCAGGCCCCCTCCTTCGTCCGACCCCAGAATCTGGGTCTCCAGCGCCCTCCTCCCTGGGAACCAGGAGGCCAAGCCCCCGGCTCCCTGTTCCTTCAGACCCGGGAATCCGGCCGCAGTACCTGCTCCTTCTCCGGACCGACCATGCTGCCGCAGCCGCCGCAGCCTCCGCAAGCGATCCAGCTCCCCAACACTCGCTCCACCAACCCCGATTCCAGACCCGCCCAGGACAAACCGGATCCGCCACTTCCCAGCTCAGCCTGGGGCGGGGCAAGgtctggggggggcggggagtctCGTGGATGCGTCGAGGGAGAGGCGGGGCCAAGGGCCAGATGGGCCGGCCTGACAGAGACCCAGAGGAGGACAGAGATCcagagaggggggggcagagatccagagagaggaggacaaagatccagagagagggggacagagacccagagagagggagccagaaacccagagagagggagacagagattcGGGGGGGCAGGAAGAGAAACCCAAAACTAAGGTAttagagaccagagagagaggacagagatccagagagaggggGACAGGGACCCAATATAGAATGCCAGAGATAGAGAGGGGGGACATTAATCCATGGAGGGGACACAAAAACTTAGGTAGGAGGCAGAGAATCAGAAAGGGGGTGAACAGAGATTCGGGGGGTGCCTTGgcttagagagagaaagagaatgagagtgagagagagagagagagagagacccaaagAGTTGGGTGAAGAGCAGACGCTCAGAGCGACAGGAAGATAGACTCCTATGGCTGGGGAACACTGAGTGACAGAAATGAGAGACAGAGCCGGAGGCCTGTAAAGAGTGCTGGGAACCCGAAGAGCTACTGTGATGATTGTGGCAGGGTGAGGAGTGGGAGATAGTGACAGGCAGGGCCACGTGTCTTAGGCCAGCTCTGACAAGGACAGCTGCTGGGTAacctgagcaccccccccccccccccccccccccccgccacccgcCTTGCTGTATTTAtagccctggcctggcctgctctcCTGCCCTTGGCTCTGAGTCCCAGGGACAGGAGGTCATAGGTGTGAGCACTGGAGCAAGTTCCTTCCTCCCCGTCCGGGGCCTCCATGCTGTCACCCCCTCTCTCAGTGAAGGGTCCCACTCCGGCCAGAAACTCCCCGCGATCTAATCCCCAATCCTTCCATGGCAGGGGTCTCTCCTCTCGGAGgggtccctcctgcccccaactTGGCCCACTCAAATTCTATCCACCCTCTTTGCAGCTGCCAAACATGAACTTTTTGGTGATACAAAGTCAAGTCCTTGGCCCCCACTCCTGGTTAAGGAGAGACCCCCTTCACCTACCCCTTCCccagcagggaggaggaagaaagaggggaggggcaggcgggGACTGACCCAGAATAACTCAGGGCTGAAAGTAAATTTAGCCacagaggggggaggagagagaccctattggttgggaggtggggagggagggccagagagggGGGTTAGGGGGCTCCGGAGACTGCCCTGGAGGGGTGTCCAGCAGCGAGGGCCAGAGGAAGGCAGACCCACAAAGGCAGTGAGAGACacagcaaagacacaggcagaaagaacCAGAAGGGCCCCAAAAGGGACAAGGACCCCAACACTCATCCACATAGCTGCAGAGGCAGCTGGAGCCGGCCCTGGGAGAAGCTCTGCTGCTTGTCCGTCCCCATGGGCCACCATGGGTCATGGCTGCACACTACTCTCCTCTGGGCTGCCGTGgccagcctgctcctccccccagccaTGACCCAGCAGCTGAGAGGGGCCGGACCGGGCCCCAGCCACTGGCACAACAATGCGGGAGTCGTGGGGCCCCCGGAGGAGATGGTAGGCAACTCTGGCCATCCCATCCACAGCCACAGAGGCCGTGAAGACGAGAACAAGGATGTTTCTACAGAGAATGAACATCAGTTCTGGAGCCACAGAGACCACAGAGAAGAGAATGGAGATGTCTCTGGGGAATACAGCCACGGACCCCAAGACCACAGGTACCAAGACCATGAGGTCAGAGACAAGAATGTCCTCCATGAGGAGGTCTTCACAGAGCATGTTCGGGAGGCCCATGGGCACGGAGGCCATGACAATGAACCTGTGGGTGACTCACACGAGCACGGGCACCACTTCCCCAACCACAGAAGCCACAGCCAACAGGACGAGGACGAGGATGAAGTTGTGTCCAGCGAGTATCGCCATCATATCATCAGGCATGGACGTGGAGGCCACAgagaagaagatgatgaagatgaggaagaagaggttGTCTCCACTGAGTATGGACACCAGGCCCACAGTCATGGAGGCCACAGGAAGGAAGAGGATGAGGATGTCTCAGATGAACATCCCCATGATGTCCCCAGCCATGGACACCAAGGccacgaagaagaagaagatgatgaggATGTCTCCACAGAGTATGGACATCGGCCCCACAGGTACCATGGCCACGGGAGGGAAGAGGATGAAGATGTCTCAGATGAACATCCCCATCATGTCCCCAGCCACAGACACCAAGGCCATGGAGGAGAAGAAGATGATGAGGATGTCTCCACAGAGTATGGACACCAGCCCCACAGGTACCATGGCCACGGGAGGGAAGAGGATGAAGACGTCTCAGATGAACATCCCCATCATGTCCCCAGCCATGGACACCAAGGCCAtggagaagaagaagatgatgaggATGTCTCCACAGAGTATGGACACCAGCCCCACAGGTACCATGGCCACGGGAGGGAAGAGGATGAAGACGTCTCAGATGAATATCCTCATCATGTCCCCAGCCATGGACACCGAAGCCacgaagaacaagaagaagaagaagatgatgatgatgatgatgctatGTCCACTGAGTACGGACACCATGCCCACAGGCACCTAGGCCATGGGAAGGAAGAGGATGAAGACGTCTCAGATGAACACCATCATCATATCCCTGGCCACGGACACCAAGGCCACAGAGACAAAGATGAGGATGAGGTTGTGTCCACCGAACATTGGCACCAGATTCCCAGACACACTCACGGCCTTGGagatgagaaggaggaggagatctCAGCCAAGTTCAGCCACCACGTTGCAAGCTCCCAACCCCCAGGCGCCAAGAACACTGAGGAGGAGGACTTCTCAGATGAATACAAGTCAGCAGTCCCTGACCGTCACCACCACAGAGTCCCTGAGGAAGAGGACATCTCTGACAGTCTTGGCCACCAAGCTCCCAGCCACAGGCAACAAGGCCACCAAGATGAAGGAACTGGCCACAGAGGGTCCAGCAAAGATGAGATTAGCCACCAGCCCCCAGAACACATGGGGGTCAAGGATAGAAgccatttgagggagagagattctgaggaggaagaggaggaagaggaccaGGGCTCCCACGAGGAAGATGATGAAAGTTCAGAATGGGGAGAAGGTGGCACCCGCCATGGCAGCCTGGACCACAAGGATgaagaagatgaggaggaaggTCACGGCCTCAGTCTgagccaggaggaagaggaagaagaagaagaggaggagagtaGGGAAGAGAGGGCCCTACTGAACCAGGAGCAccgggagggggaagaggaggaggaggagctggaggaagaggagctCCCCTTCACCATCATCCCTGACCCAATGGCCAGGAGGGAGGTGCCTGGAGGTGGTTCCAGTGAGGAGCAGAGTGGCGAGGACACGGGTAAGTGATCTggccaggtgggggcagggaggagcagagcaggCCGCTTCACGGCTGCTCTCCTGTCCCCACAGATCTGCAGGGTGCCCAGGAGTACGGGAACTACCAGCCTGGGTCCCTGTGTGGCTACTGCTCTTTCTGCAATGTGAGTGCCCCGCCCAGGTCCATCCTCCAGGCTGTCCCTGGAATTTGTCCCGGGGCTCTAGGGTGCTTTGGGCCTGCTCTGAGcaaaggaggggcaggggcagtgcCAGTTGAAGAAAGACACTTCTGGGGCCATGTAGGGGACAGACTGGAGGCCAGGAAGCTGGGGAGGAGGCTAGGGCAATGGGCCAGGAGGGAGTGAGGCCTGAGCTGTACCTGCAAGTATGGAGACAGAGGGCAGGTGGAatggggctggggcctggcaggCTGTGGGGAGAATAAGGACAAGGCATGAAGAGAACATCTACAGGTCCAGCCCACAGAGACAGGCTGTCACCCTGCAAGAGGGAAACAAGGGGGAAGCTGCTGAACTCAGTGCGGGGAGGGGGGTAACGATCGTGGGCAGGGTGGAGGACTGGAGAATGGCTCCCAAACGATATACCCAAACCAGAACCCTCCGGTTCCCAGAGATGCACTGAATGTGAGAACTGTCACTGCGATGAGGAGAACATGGGAGAGCACTGCGACCAGTGTCAGGTGACACTTTCCCCGGACCCAGGTTCCACCAGGCCCCCAGGGAGGCCGGGGACCCGCTGGGCACCCAGTCCCAAatcctggcctctgccttcagaCTGACCCAAGCCTCCACCCCGGTGCAGCCTTGACTCCACACTCGATCCCACCTCTGACCTTAACCTTCGACTCGGGCCCCTGTGCGGTACCCGCCCCATCCTGGCTCGGCCCCGACCCTGTCTTAcacttctgtccctccccatccccacccccagcactgccAGTTCTGCTACCTCTGCCCGCTGGTCTGCGAAACGATCTGCTCTCCAGGTGAGCGTGGGCGGAGCCCGGCGGGGCAAGCTCCGCGGAGGCGGAGCCAAGTCTGACGGGCGGGCCCGAGAagccgcggggcggggccaggcgcgggggcggggccaaggCTGGGAGTCTGCGGGTGGAGCCTGGCTGCGGGGGGCGGAGCCTGGGCCGAGGGAGAGGTGGGGCCAGGTGCTGAGGCCTACCCAGTAGGCGGGGGGTGGAGTTGAGGGGCGGGGCCAAAGCAGGTAGCCTTGGAAGGACGGGGGCTTCTGGAGGACCGGAACACCCTGAGctaggagggaggggcaagatctTGAAAGGAGTCCCAGACGAAGGAATTCAATTTAGGGAAGGAATTAGGAAAAAGAGAGGCGGAGCCTAGTCCTGATTCCGGATTCGGTGAAATCAGTGGCCGCCTAATTTCACCTGCGGCGTACCCCTCaagcctcttctctcttctcccacaGGAAGCTACGTCGactatttctcctcctccctgtaCCAGTAAGTGTGCGGAGGGGGCAGTTTAAGGGCCCTGTCTAGAAAGGCGCAGGCCCGCTGAGTGATTGGACGACCGGGACTCCATTTCCTTGTCGGTAAAATGGGCAGGTTAACATCTCTATCTAAGAGCCTTGGGGTGAGCTGTCTAACCTCTGCGTCCTCCTCTCCAGAGCCCTGGCGGATATGCTGGAAACTCCGGAACCCTAACCCCCGGGGGCGCGGCTGCGGCGCAGACGCCCCTCCCTGGCCTTCCAACCCCTTTCCAAGAGccatatttattgaattgaattatGAATAAACATGCTCCCCCGAAACCTCATTGTCGAGGAGTGGGGTCGATTCTCAGGGCGCCGCGGAATGCGCGGGTGGGGACGGGAGACTCAGACTCGTAGGTCTGGGGGAGGAGTGGTCTGGCCCCCTGGGTTCTCCAGGAGGTCGGTTTCTGGAGGTCctgacaaataaataagtcaacaCGGGAGCTTTTTGAAACAGTTCTCTTTACCCGTGATCACTGAGTGACgcctggggcagggaggccgACCAAGAGTCTCGGGCGAGGGCTCCCCCAccgtcctccctccccccacgCCACGTCGCCCAGTGGCATCGTGGAAAGAGGATTCTCCCATGCAAACCCCGGAGCCGGAGGGGAACCGGGAGCGCAGTTCTGCACCCCCTGTCCCCGGGGCACGGACACGGCCACAGCACGGGGGGGGCGGAGAGGCCCCGGGGACACGAGAcactggggaggaagaggggtcCGCCCGCAGCTGACCCCAGGCACCGGCGACCTGatgcggcggcggggcggggatgAGTGGCACGTGGGGCGAGGCTTGTAGCAGCgagtcccccctcccctcctttcggACGAAGAAGGAAGACTTGGGCCCCGCGACTGGGGAGAAGAAAGGGGAGCGGGCAGCCTCTCCTAGCATGCGGCCCGGGAGGGAAGCCCCGCTCCCTTCCCGCGGGGAAAGGGCACCCATCTCCCATCGGAAACTGATCAATAAATTACAAAGTAGAGAAAAGGGAGGCGGAAGTTTGGGGCGGGATTTCTTCCTGCCCTCTTCGTTCCCCCTCTCAGTCCAGTTCGTGTGGTTTGGTCCAGGCCCAGTCCTTTTGTGAGGCGGGGACGCGCACTCCCCGCTCGTCTGTACAGATGGTCCAGTCCGCGGCGCGAGTTCCCCCGCCCGCGCTCCCCGGCGAGACCATACTCTGGGCAGAAGGGGGAACAGCCCAGCCTCTGGAAGATTCTTCTGTCCGAGTGAGGTCACCTGCATTGACGCCGGGGCAGTACGTGGGGCAGTGAAGATCCACTGTGCCGCCCTGGACCCCCGAGATTGCCCCGCACAGTCCTCACCTGGAGGCCTACACTAGCAGGAATAGGTCCGGACCGAAACGCCGTCTGCCCGAGAACTCCCAGAAGTCTGGCCTAGAGGGGGGGCGAGCAGTGGTTTAGTAAGTGCGCGcgtgtgtcacacacacacacacagagcaaggtTTCTCTGATCCTCAACCCCAAGCGTCCTCTCTTGGATTCTCTCCTCCCGAAATGATAGAGAACGCCAGGCTCCACGccggtctccctccctctcccgcAGCCTGGGAAACATCTAAGGTGCCCCAAGTGGCAGTGGGCGAACTCATTCCCCACTTTGGAAAGGGGATGCGGGACCACTCCATTCCACACCCGAAGGAGGGAGTTGGGATACTGAGCAACCCATTTGTCATGAGCGGGGAGAAAGGACTAGGCCAATTCAGAACCCGGAGGGGGGCTTCCGGAAAGTAGGGTTGGTCCTTTTCCAACCCCAAGAAAGTGGGGGTGCTGTCATAGTTGGGAGCCGCCCACCTTCGGGCTGCAGCTTGCGAAGAGGGAGCCCCGGAGAGCCCAGGGCCCCTGCTGCGGC harbors:
- the HRC gene encoding sarcoplasmic reticulum histidine-rich calcium-binding protein, which codes for MGHHGSWLHTTLLWAAVASLLLPPAMTQQLRGAGPGPSHWHNNAGVVGPPEEMVGNSGHPIHSHRGREDENKDVSTENEHQFWSHRDHREENGDVSGEYSHGPQDHRYQDHEVRDKNVLHEEVFTEHVREAHGHGGHDNEPVGDSHEHGHHFPNHRSHSQQDEDEDEVVSSEYRHHIIRHGRGGHREEDDEDEEEEVVSTEYGHQAHSHGGHRKEEDEDVSDEHPHDVPSHGHQGHEEEEDDEDVSTEYGHRPHRYHGHGREEDEDVSDEHPHHVPSHRHQGHGGEEDDEDVSTEYGHQPHRYHGHGREEDEDVSDEHPHHVPSHGHQGHGEEEDDEDVSTEYGHQPHRYHGHGREEDEDVSDEYPHHVPSHGHRSHEEQEEEEDDDDDDAMSTEYGHHAHRHLGHGKEEDEDVSDEHHHHIPGHGHQGHRDKDEDEVVSTEHWHQIPRHTHGLGDEKEEEISAKFSHHVASSQPPGAKNTEEEDFSDEYKSAVPDRHHHRVPEEEDISDSLGHQAPSHRQQGHQDEGTGHRGSSKDEISHQPPEHMGVKDRSHLRERDSEEEEEEEDQGSHEEDDESSEWGEGGTRHGSLDHKDEEDEEEGHGLSLSQEEEEEEEEEESREERALLNQEHREGEEEEEELEEEELPFTIIPDPMARREVPGGGSSEEQSGEDTDLQGAQEYGNYQPGSLCGYCSFCNRCTECENCHCDEENMGEHCDQCQHCQFCYLCPLVCETICSPGSYVDYFSSSLYQALADMLETPEP